The genomic interval CCAGAAAATCCACCACCTGGCCCAGCCGCAGCCGGTCGATGAGATTGCCCACCGCCCCGCCAGCCACCAGGGCGATGGCCAGCCGGGTCAGCCGCTCGCCGGCAGCCAGCTGCCGGTACCAGATCCCCAGGACCACCAGGGCCACCAGGGCCACGGCCACGAAAAAGGCCTGGCGCCAGGGGCTGGCCTCGCCCGCCAACAGGCTGAAGGCCGCCCCGGTGTTCCGGGCATGCACCAGGTCGAAGAATCCAGGAATGATCGGCCGCCGGCCGCCCACCGGCAGGCCGGCCAGGACCATGATCTTGGTCAGCTGGTCGAGCCCGACCACCCCGGCCGCCAAGAGAGCCGCAGGCCAGTGGGCGGCAGGGCCCCGTACGGAAGTCATGAAGACACCCCTCCGCCGGCCAATGATCGTGCCGCAGGGCGCCCCAGCCAGTTCCTCGACGCCGATCTCGACAGGGTTGTTCGGCGATTCCTGCCGCGGATGGAGCTCACAGAGCCCCCTGGAGCTCGTTGATGGTCATTTCACAGTCGCGCAGGATTTGAGCAAGAAGGCCGCGGCCAATGTTCTCACGGCGATGGAC from Thermodesulfobacteriota bacterium carries:
- the lspA gene encoding signal peptidase II gives rise to the protein MTSVRGPAAHWPAALLAAGVVGLDQLTKIMVLAGLPVGGRRPIIPGFFDLVHARNTGAAFSLLAGEASPWRQAFFVAVALVALVVLGIWYRQLAAGERLTRLAIALVAGGAVGNLIDRLRLGQVVDFLDVFLGQAHWPAFNIADSAITVGVGLLFLAQFAGRRG